A single region of the Lycium barbarum isolate Lr01 chromosome 2, ASM1917538v2, whole genome shotgun sequence genome encodes:
- the LOC132626458 gene encoding uncharacterized protein LOC132626458 has protein sequence MDFVSQIPKVKMVSGVPSKLRIWWEDLDLGSRLAVTRRLRFLTSLFQITPDKYVIRALLQFWDPNRVVFKFKDFELTPTLEEISYFTSLKYQERGQIIPHSQSGKKFLRYLGLKNTKELRCFENNWVSLDYLYERYGRQDGYKLFKKEFSCTPAHWQVRRLIVFVVALLGTLVFPREYGKISTCICSIARALFEGVDGAQLTLVPMILAEILRALGKCKRGETNFFEGCNLLLQMWAMEHFYQRLNMADICFSESNKIGSFYERTKLFVSPVGTNDWYVFLASRTSDQIQWKYPLLSPTMAYIRGRRLYYIELIGLKGLQPYAPVRVLRQFGIDQVIPLQANMSGFEILFGQDFRVPRASQILDEWDNIDPISIRAGPARGITEYHAWLQEDYGNIDTSPVGESGFEDIGKIIWIRHSRLGTMVVTPEMWDQMANIMQYLGNAGAGPSNDGASSSVQPPA, from the coding sequence aTGGATTTCGTCTCTCAGATCCCCAAGGTTAAGATGGTCAGTGGCGTCCCAAGCAAGCTGAGGATATGGTGGGAAGATTTGGACCTAGGTAGTAGACTGGCTGTCACAAGGCGGTTGAGGTTCCTTACTTCACTGTTCCAGATCACTCCCGACAAATATGTGATTAGAGCGTTACTTCAATTCTGGGACCCAAATCGAGTTGTCTTCAAATTTAAGGATTTTGAACTCACACCCACATTGGAAGAAATAAGTTATTTCACAAGTTTGAAATATCAAGAGAGAGGTCAGATTATCCCACACAGTCAATCAGGGAAGAAATTTCTCCGCTACTTAGGGTTGAAGAACACTAAAGAACTCCGATGCTTCGAGAATAACTGGGTCTCTTTGGATTATTTGTATGAGAGGTATGGTCGTCAAGATGGTTACAAGCTGTTCAAGAAGGAATTCTCATGCACTCCCGCCCATTGGCAAGTTAGACGTCTCATTGTATTTGTTGTTGCCTTACTTGGGACTTTGGTATTCCCACGTGAATACGGGAAGATCAGTACGTGCATATGTTCTATTGCTCGAGCACTTTTTGAAGGAGTCGACGGTGCGCAACTCACCTTGGTCCCCATGATTTTGGCAGAAATACTTCGAGCTCTAGGAAAATGTAAAAGAGGTGAAACAAATTTCTTTGAGGGTTGCAATCTTCTCCTCCAGATGTGGGCAATGGAGCATTTTTACCAACGTCTGAATATGGCAGACATATGCTTCAGTGAATCAAACAAAATTGGTAGTTTTTATGAAAGAACGAAACTATTTGTATCTCCAGTTGGCACTAATGATTGGTATGTGTTCTTGGCTTCCCGAACTAGTGATCAAATCCAATGGAAGTACCCCTTGCTATCACCTACCATGGCCTACATAAGAGGTAGGAGGCTTTACTATATTGAGCTTATTGGGTTGAAAGGACTCCAGCCATACGCTCCAGTACGCGTACTTCGACAGTTCGGTATAGATCAAGTAATCCCTCTCCAAGCTAATATGAGTGGTTTTGAAATACTTTTTGGGCAAGACTTCAGAGTTCCTAGAGCTAGCCAAATTCTTGATGAATGGGATAATATTGATCCGATAAGTATTAGGGCTGGACCGGCAAGAGGTATCACAGAATATCATGCGTGGCTGCAAGAAGACTATGGTAACATAGATACTAGCCCAGTAGGTGAATCAGGCTTCGAGGATATTGGGAAGATAATTTGGATAAGACATTCTCGCTTAGGGACCATGGTTGTCACTCCCGAGATGTGGGATCAAATGGCTAATATAATGCAGTATTTGGGGAATGCGGGAGCAGGGCCTAGCAATGACGGAGCATCATCTTCAGTTCAGCCGCCAGCATGA